DNA sequence from the Coffea eugenioides isolate CCC68of chromosome 9, Ceug_1.0, whole genome shotgun sequence genome:
GCCCATATTTGACAGAAGAACTCCTACGCCTGCCTCCTCAAGAATCTGGGGAGTGTAGTACAGCACACCATTTATACCTGAGAGCTGCACATGATGAAGCAAGTTAAACCCTGAAAATGACACAAATACCAACACTAATAAACTGTAACAAATGACTGTGCTCCAAAAGCCTCCCTGTATATTTCTATTGAAGAAGATCTTACCTGGAAATGGTTTTAGGGGATTGATAAACAGTGCTCTATGTTGATTTTACTGACAACACAAATGGAAAATTTTCCGGAACAAATCCAAAACAAACATGTTGTATGACAAAAGGAAGAATGACAGACAATAGTTACTTCATAAAATTTCTAAACAACGTAAAGCACAATGCTGATAAACTGAAAAAGTCATATATCACTAAGTGTTAAGACCCTAGTCATCAAATGTTGCTACGAATTGAATATCTACTTAGAACAGATATGAGAATGAAAATCCCCCAACTAAACGATACATAGAAGAAACCAAAATGTCTGAATTTTTTGCAGGAAATAGTTACCTGCTGAAGCAATTCAATTCCAATTCCAACGACCAATGCATGCTTAACTCCAGGCTCAAGTAGGTCCTTCCAACTTGGCCCTTTTGCAGCAGCTTCAGATGGATGAATCATTGCTGGTCCAACAGGATGCTGATCCAATAACTCCTTTGAATATAGAGCTGGATGACTCACCAAAGCAGCAGCTTGTATGAATTCGCCACCTGCAGGCACATCATCACCATGAACTGAGACCACAGAACCTCTGCGGGATGCAGAAACACCACCCTCATGCAAATAAATTCTCTTAAACCCTCCTTCTTTCTTTCCATCTTGACCTTCCCTCTCTATCCACTTCCATGCAAGCTGCCACCCGCCACCGATGCCTGTACTACCAGATGTTTCCCCATTGGCCCCTCGAATAGCAGTACCCTGCCTCATGCTCAAAATACTTCCATGTAAAGGAGGTCCAGCCATGTCTTTTTCTATGCTGGTTGTCTGACGTGATATTAGTGGGCTTTGTAAATTGTCATCAGATTCAACTCCAGCAGCATCAGATGCATAATCCTCTccctctctgccaagactctctACATCCCATTCTTCATTTCTAGGTTGATTTCCTGCTACACTAAACATGCTGCCTAAGTGTGGAAAAAACATGCTTCCTTTGCTCCCAGTATCTGGAAGCTTTTCATGAATGCTTCCAAAGAGGCTAACTAGAGGATCCATAAGGGGAACATTCTGGTTTATTAAGCTTCCTTGTCGAGATACCGGAGTAAGTACACTTTGCCCAGTAACAGGTTGAGCAACCCAGGACTTTCCTTCTTCAGGACCATACAACCTTATCCGCTCTTTGTCTGCACTCGGCTCCTGATCTTCAGCAAGTTCATCAGCAGGGGCAATTATGTACTCCTCAATATGTGTTTCACTGCCGATGCCAAGGCCTTCAACTAACAATGCCATCTCACCTGTTTGAAAAGAATATAGAACTCATAGACAAGTAAGAATAAAAATTCAACAAATTTTCCTATGTACAACGGTGAGTtatctttgtcaagtcagtgcAAAGGCCGAAACGCTCTCAAAACCAATTCAgttgataaaagaaaaaatttttgtgGCTATTATACAACAAATATTTTGCAGCTATTCAACCATAAAGCATAACGTTTTGTTATGGAGGGGAGAAGCCATGCCTATAAATTGTATAGAAAGGAGGAACGAGCAGAGAAAATTGTTCAAGTCAAAAGTTGAAAAGCAGGGGCACAGCCTCAGTGCTTGGGAGAGGTAAGGGGATTTATCTCTCACGTGATTCTGATTTTCTATGCTTCAATAGTATGGTACAtcaattaaaaaggaaaaatgttgAACATAAACTCAATCCTCCTTTCCCATCAACAAGGACTCCAACTCAAAACCATGAATTCATCGGCTATGTAGATTCAAATTCTTCTCTCCAGCAAACCATCTTAATTGCAAGGCATTATCAAACATTTCTGCCTTCTccaaattttgtcacttatcaAGCCATTTTCCATGGAGGACAGACACTATTCACTCAATTCTCAATTTATAATACTGTTAACAAAAGAAATgcactcttcttcttcttcactgGAAAATTGATCATTCCTTCAGGATGTTAAGTACATCACCTGTTTGTTACTTAATTCAAATACCCACATCGGAAAAACAAATTCACTGAATCCAAACTTAAAGAACAAGAAAGGAAGGGGATAAATTGACGACCAATCATCCGAGATAGCAATTTTCAGCAAATGAAACAAACATAGTGTAGACCAAAGTTTTGGACATATCAACTACTGAAAAAATGATATCTTATATAAAGATAAAGGCATGTTTATTCTGTCAAGAATTGCATTATCTCAACCTTCAACAAATATTTGTACAGATAATGGACACCAAGAACCAACTCACCAGCTACATCTTCCCTGCCACGGAGCCTCTGCAAAACCTGCTTGGCCTCAATCATCCGCCCTTTACTAACAAGCCATCTAGGAGACTCAGGCAAATAAAGCACTGCTACAGCAAAATAAGCAATCGAAGGAATCGAAAGAACACCAAGCATTAATCTCCAGCTTGGCGAGCTCATCAATGACATTCCAAACACCATGCAGTATGACAAAAACATTCCAAGAGAACCACAAAACTGAGGCAAAGTGTTCAGTAAACCTCTAATTTCTGGAGGCGATGTCTCAGATATGTAGATAGGAACTAAAGTAACAGCCAAGCCAACTCCAAACCCATCAACCAGCCTTCCCAAAAGCAGGACATACACATTAGGGGACCAGAACATCACAAGACCACTCACAAAATAAAGGACAGACGAGACTATAAGCATAGGACGACGACCAAGCCAATCAGCAACACCGCCAGCGAACGTAGTAACCAATACGGCACCAATAAGCGACATGGCCACGATTAAACCTTCTACAGTAGGATCTGACTCCAATTTGAACTCCCTCTTTATGTATAGTACAGCCCCTGCATTTTTTTTACAAGAATAAAGCGACAAGTACACATTTTATGTTTCAACAACAAAATACGGGGAAAAACATGCAGTTATAAAACTATATAAGATTTGGAAAAAGGTGCTTGCATATTTggaaatataaaatttaaataaaataaattgtgCAGTGCTTATAAAAGTGTGGACTACAAACCAATCCAATCCTCGCAAAATGTGACTAATGCTAAATAATAGGCGTCTAGTAAGAATATACATTCACGTTCACACATGCATAGCGAAGACATAACTAGATGATGAGAAAGATTTACCAGCAATTGTGGCATTGTCCCATCCTTGCAATAGGTTACCGATTGTAGCGCCAATAGCCACAAGGACTGCTCCACTCATCTTCCTTCAACAGCAAGACAGCCAAAAGTGATTGAGAGGTTTAATATTGTAACTTTTAAGAGAGGTATCCATTGAACCACCCAAACCCTTTCATGGGAAGGGGAGTTTTGTCATTTCTACAGGACTAGAGTTCATGAAACTTGA
Encoded proteins:
- the LOC113781971 gene encoding monosaccharide-sensing protein 2-like, translated to MSGAVLVAIGATIGNLLQGWDNATIAGAVLYIKREFKLESDPTVEGLIVAMSLIGAVLVTTFAGGVADWLGRRPMLIVSSVLYFVSGLVMFWSPNVYVLLLGRLVDGFGVGLAVTLVPIYISETSPPEIRGLLNTLPQFCGSLGMFLSYCMVFGMSLMSSPSWRLMLGVLSIPSIAYFAVAVLYLPESPRWLVSKGRMIEAKQVLQRLRGREDVAGEMALLVEGLGIGSETHIEEYIIAPADELAEDQEPSADKERIRLYGPEEGKSWVAQPVTGQSVLTPVSRQGSLINQNVPLMDPLVSLFGSIHEKLPDTGSKGSMFFPHLGSMFSVAGNQPRNEEWDVESLGREGEDYASDAAGVESDDNLQSPLISRQTTSIEKDMAGPPLHGSILSMRQGTAIRGANGETSGSTGIGGGWQLAWKWIEREGQDGKKEGGFKRIYLHEGGVSASRRGSVVSVHGDDVPAGGEFIQAAALVSHPALYSKELLDQHPVGPAMIHPSEAAAKGPSWKDLLEPGVKHALVVGIGIELLQQLSGINGVLYYTPQILEEAGVGVLLSNMGISSASASLLISAITTLLMLPSIAIAMRLVDIAGRRSLLLWTIPVLLMTLVILVIGSVVNMGKVGNAAVSTVCVVLYFCFFVMGFGPVPNILCSEIFPTRVRGVCIALCCLTYWIGDIIVTYTLPVMLSSMGLGGVFGTYAVVCIISWFFAFLKVPETKGMPLEVISEFFSVGARQAVAIAKNN